One Amblyomma americanum isolate KBUSLIRL-KWMA chromosome 8, ASM5285725v1, whole genome shotgun sequence DNA window includes the following coding sequences:
- the Mrm2 gene encoding mitochondrial rRNA methyltransferase 2, whose protein sequence is MDAIRLFAKCTPSRPSSASQNLRRTVHASAALLKVQAQNLKGKSKASQDWLTRHLNDPYVKQSRYDHYRARSAYKLLEIDDKYGILKPGYTVVECGAAPGAWTQVIVERINASGKNYSLPKGVAIGLDLLPIDPVPGATLIGNTDILKPESTTRVLQCLNGRPVDVVLSDMAPNASGVKSLDHELIVALSYAALMLTFQVLGTGGSFLCKIWNGSEATRLSDDIKRFFRFVSYVKPPASRKDSSEVYILGRNFKGAEKQPAD, encoded by the exons ATGGATGCGATTAGATTGTTTGCAAAGTGCACCCCGTCACGTCCAAGCAGCGCTTCGCAGAACTTGCGGCGTACGGTTCATGCGAGCGCCGCCCTCTTGAAAGTTCAGGCGCAGAACTTAAAGGGTAAAAGTAAAGCTTCCCAGGACTGGCTGACGAGGCATCTCAACGACCCGTACGTGAAGCAGTCACGGTACGACCACTACCGAGCGAGAAGCGCTTACAAGCTACTGGAAATCGATGACAAATACGGCATTCTAAAACCTGGCTACACCGTTGTGGAGTGTGGAGCTGCGCCTGGGGCATGGACACAAGTCATCGTCGAAAGGATTAACGCCAGCGGAAAAA ATTACAGCCTACCAAAAGGAGTGGCAATTGGCTTAGATCTCTTGCCAATTGACCCTGTTCCTGGCGCCACCTTGATTGGCAACACAGATATCCTCAAGCCTGAATCCACAACAAGGGTCTTGCAGTGTCTCAATGGCAGGCCTGTGGATGTCGTACTCAGTGACATGGCACCAAATGCCAGTGGTGTGAAGTCGCTCGATCACGAATTAATCGTTGCGCTCTCCTACGCGGCTCTTATGCTCACCTTCCAAGTTCTCGGCACAGGCGGGTCTTTCCTTTGCAAAATCTGGAACGGGAGTGAGGCGACCAGGCTCTCCGACGACATAAAAAGGTTTTTTCGGTTTGTCAGCTACGTGAAGCCCCCCGCAAGCCGGAAGGATTCCAGCGAAGTGTACATCTTGGGCCGGAATTTCAAAGGAGCTGAGAAGCAGCCAGCAGATTAG